In Allomuricauda ruestringensis DSM 13258, the following proteins share a genomic window:
- a CDS encoding toxin-antitoxin system YwqK family antitoxin, whose translation MKKAVFFLAVMFAVSVSAQDAKPTFEKMGKMVKATYFHDNGEIAQTGYILNGKLHGDWVMFNVEGEKIATGQYENGERTGKWFFWQNDGLREVDFTGNRIVQVKNWNEGDAVTINK comes from the coding sequence ATGAAAAAAGCAGTATTTTTTTTGGCGGTGATGTTTGCGGTTAGTGTATCTGCTCAAGATGCAAAGCCGACCTTTGAAAAAATGGGAAAAATGGTGAAAGCCACTTATTTTCATGACAATGGTGAAATTGCCCAAACAGGTTATATTTTGAATGGAAAATTACATGGTGATTGGGTAATGTTCAATGTTGAAGGCGAAAAAATTGCCACTGGCCAATACGAAAACGGAGAAAGAACCGGTAAATGGTTTTTTTGGCAGAACGATGGATTACGTGAAGTGGACTTTACGGGCAACCGTATAGTGCAAGTAAAAAATTGGAACGAAGGCGATGCCGTTACGATAAACAAATAA
- a CDS encoding TolC family protein, translating to MRKTLITLLFILPWLASAQDTIPSFSLDQAIIYALEHNYSAQNAQRDIVDAQKQKWETIASGLPQINGAISYQNQLKQPVSQIPAEFFGGEPGTYQEVVFGQAQSMSATATLTQQIFDGSYIVGVQATKTFLDYSQNNKEKTELDVRKSVVEAYGNVLLAQESVQISEKNKATLEENLYETKRIYENGLGDEESVDQLQITLSTVDNQLKNARRMEKITLQMLNLMLGLPIETPTVLTENLDDLSQSQIDLRLIDTAFNIENNVDYKLAANLNDQRYFELKLAKSRALPTLNAFINYGGNSFSNNFNFLDSGQQWFGSSVLGIDLNIPIFSSLGRSASTQRAKIALEKAKTQFTEAQEQIRLQLESAKSDYILAIEQYGTSKDNLELAERIEKKNQIKYSEGLATSFELRQAQTQLYTSQQEYLQSMVDVINKKIALENILNQ from the coding sequence ATGCGAAAAACACTAATCACCTTACTATTCATATTGCCCTGGTTGGCCTCTGCTCAAGATACCATACCTAGCTTTAGCTTGGACCAGGCCATAATTTATGCATTGGAGCATAATTATAGTGCCCAAAATGCACAGCGGGACATTGTGGACGCCCAAAAACAAAAATGGGAAACCATTGCTTCGGGGCTTCCCCAGATCAATGGTGCCATCAGTTATCAAAACCAGTTGAAACAACCTGTTTCCCAAATACCGGCCGAATTTTTTGGCGGGGAACCGGGAACATACCAAGAAGTGGTATTCGGACAGGCACAATCCATGTCGGCAACGGCTACTTTGACCCAACAAATATTTGACGGATCGTACATTGTAGGCGTACAGGCCACCAAAACCTTTTTGGACTATAGCCAAAACAATAAGGAAAAAACCGAATTGGATGTCCGTAAATCGGTGGTGGAAGCCTACGGCAATGTACTTTTGGCACAAGAAAGCGTACAGATTTCGGAAAAGAACAAAGCTACCCTGGAAGAAAACCTTTACGAAACCAAGCGTATTTACGAAAATGGCCTAGGCGATGAAGAAAGCGTAGACCAATTGCAGATTACCCTCTCCACAGTGGACAACCAACTTAAAAATGCACGTCGTATGGAGAAGATAACCCTGCAAATGTTGAACTTGATGTTAGGGCTTCCCATTGAAACACCGACCGTGTTGACCGAGAATTTGGATGACCTTTCCCAAAGCCAAATTGATTTGAGACTGATCGATACCGCCTTCAATATAGAGAACAATGTGGATTACAAGTTGGCGGCCAACCTCAACGATCAACGTTATTTTGAATTAAAACTGGCCAAAAGCCGAGCTTTGCCAACACTCAATGCCTTTATCAATTACGGAGGAAACTCATTCAGTAACAATTTCAACTTTTTGGACAGTGGCCAACAATGGTTTGGTTCCTCCGTTTTAGGAATTGACCTTAATATTCCCATTTTTAGTTCATTGGGAAGAAGTGCAAGTACACAACGTGCCAAGATTGCACTGGAAAAGGCAAAAACCCAGTTCACCGAGGCACAGGAACAAATCCGTCTTCAATTGGAAAGTGCCAAGAGCGATTATATCCTTGCCATAGAACAGTATGGTACATCCAAGGACAATTTGGAGTTGGCGGAGCGCATCGAAAAAAAGAATCAAATAAAATATTCCGAAGGTTTGGCGACCAGTTTTGAATTGAGACAGGCCCAGACCCAATTATATACCAGTCAACAAGAATATTTACAATCCATGGTCGACGTAATCAACAAAAAAATAGCACTGGAAAACATTTTAAATCAATAA
- a CDS encoding chloride channel protein translates to MPYSNKKLLTRFLKWRYRNISNRTFIQIMSLIVGFLAGLVAVTVKNSTYFIESLLKKGIVFSENQLYFILPTIGLTLVYLYVKFVHKEPLQHAVSSIIFSLSKKRGLLKLKDIYTPLITAPLTVGFGGSVGLLGPAVKSGSAVSSNLSRLFHIDAKTRTLLVACASAGAIASIFQSPIAAIIFAVEIFTLDLTMMSMLPLLLASISGVLTSYFFLGNEVLFSFSLSEGFKLEDTPFYILLGVGTGFASIYFTKMYFAILSLFKKLKSPKYKLLVGGIAIGVMLYAIPPLYGEGFGFINNLLDGNHLKALGTTPFDAYTHNIWVVIALLFGITIFKAIAMTTTIGAGGAGGVFIPTMVMGSALGNVVAKVINNLGLGFSVSESNFTLIGMSGLIAGVIHAPLTAIFLIAEITGGYQLFVPLMITAAISYLITKNALDYTIYTKELAKIGALLSHNKDQMVLGLMEMDDVIEKNFRSVHPKMSLGEMLHQSVSKSKRNLFPVLDDEKKLIGIIVLDDIRPMMFDTEMYDTVFVKNLMHAPPEVIFYETDNMKQVMKKFQDSGAWNLPVIKNGKYEGFISKSKMLTAYRRKLINYSQ, encoded by the coding sequence ATGCCCTACAGCAACAAAAAACTGCTCACCCGATTTCTTAAATGGCGATACAGAAATATCTCCAACAGGACCTTTATTCAAATAATGAGCCTTATTGTGGGTTTTTTGGCCGGATTGGTTGCCGTTACCGTAAAAAACTCCACCTATTTTATCGAATCCCTTTTAAAAAAGGGAATTGTTTTTTCAGAGAATCAACTGTACTTTATACTCCCGACCATAGGGCTAACGTTGGTATATCTTTATGTGAAATTTGTGCATAAGGAACCTTTGCAGCACGCGGTTTCATCCATCATCTTCTCGCTCTCCAAAAAAAGAGGCCTGCTCAAACTAAAAGATATTTACACCCCTTTGATCACCGCTCCGCTTACCGTAGGTTTTGGTGGTTCCGTAGGATTGTTGGGGCCAGCCGTAAAATCGGGGTCCGCAGTAAGTTCAAATTTGAGCCGATTGTTTCATATAGATGCCAAGACCAGGACACTTTTAGTGGCATGTGCATCGGCCGGGGCAATTGCCTCTATTTTTCAATCCCCCATTGCCGCCATTATTTTTGCCGTTGAGATTTTTACCCTAGATCTGACCATGATGTCCATGCTGCCCCTACTCTTAGCATCCATTTCCGGGGTACTGACATCCTATTTCTTTTTGGGAAACGAAGTATTGTTCAGCTTTTCCCTGTCCGAAGGATTTAAATTGGAAGACACTCCCTTTTACATTTTATTAGGTGTGGGCACTGGGTTTGCCTCCATCTATTTTACCAAAATGTATTTCGCCATATTGTCCCTTTTTAAAAAGCTTAAAAGTCCAAAGTATAAACTTTTGGTCGGCGGAATTGCCATTGGTGTAATGCTATATGCCATTCCACCACTTTATGGTGAAGGTTTTGGATTCATAAACAATCTATTGGATGGTAATCATCTAAAAGCGCTCGGCACTACTCCTTTTGATGCTTACACACATAATATTTGGGTAGTGATCGCCCTCTTGTTTGGAATTACCATTTTTAAAGCTATTGCCATGACGACCACCATCGGGGCCGGAGGTGCAGGTGGTGTATTTATCCCCACCATGGTTATGGGAAGTGCGTTGGGCAATGTGGTTGCCAAGGTAATCAACAACCTAGGATTGGGGTTTTCCGTTTCTGAAAGCAATTTCACCTTGATCGGCATGTCCGGTTTAATTGCAGGGGTGATACACGCACCCTTGACCGCTATATTCCTGATTGCCGAAATTACTGGAGGTTATCAACTCTTTGTACCTTTAATGATTACGGCAGCTATCTCCTACTTAATCACCAAAAACGCGCTCGATTACACCATTTACACTAAAGAATTGGCCAAAATAGGGGCGCTTTTGTCCCACAACAAGGACCAAATGGTACTTGGGCTTATGGAAATGGACGATGTTATTGAAAAGAATTTTCGGTCTGTACATCCAAAAATGTCCTTGGGTGAAATGCTCCACCAATCCGTTTCCAAATCCAAAAGAAACCTTTTTCCGGTTTTGGATGATGAAAAAAAGCTGATTGGAATAATTGTCTTGGACGATATTAGACCCATGATGTTCGATACCGAAATGTACGACACCGTTTTTGTTAAAAATTTGATGCATGCCCCTCCAGAGGTTATCTTTTACGAAACGGACAATATGAAACAGGTGATGAAAAAGTTTCAAGACAGCGGTGCTTGGAATTTGCCCGTTATCAAAAATGGCAAATACGAAGGCTTTATATCCAAATCCAAAATGTTGACGGCCTATCGGAGAAAACTGATTAATTATTCCCAATGA
- a CDS encoding efflux RND transporter periplasmic adaptor subunit: protein MKKAIYITLIVAVLASCGGSNSNSLDEVIASKDVETIRAKRNSVTAELKALEDQVKKLDEAIAELDDNSKLPLVSTITVNPEKFQHFLELQGDVKTDQNVLVYPEMAGTLYRVYVKEGQRVSKGQLLASIDDGGLSSQLAQLRTQAELSKTTFERQKRLWEQNIGSEIQYLQAKTNYEAQQSAVKQLESQVGKSSIRAPFSGIVDDVIKDQGTVVSPGPGSEVFRIVNLSDMYIDVEVPEAHLPNVTPGKSVDAYFPVLGETITTKVRQTGNFINPSNRSFIAEIPVPNKNGHIKPNLTAQVKINDYTNENAILIPQSIVSENAEGEQYVYAIDDDNGDVTAKKLIIKPGKTQGDYLEVLEGISAGNQVIVEGARSIRDGQTVKVLDTTTTAKN from the coding sequence ATGAAAAAAGCAATATATATAACACTAATAGTAGCAGTTCTTGCTTCATGCGGAGGCAGCAACAGCAATTCTTTGGACGAAGTAATTGCCAGCAAGGATGTGGAAACCATTCGAGCAAAACGCAATTCCGTTACTGCAGAACTTAAAGCATTGGAGGATCAAGTTAAGAAGTTGGACGAAGCCATTGCAGAACTGGACGACAATTCAAAGCTGCCATTGGTCTCTACAATTACCGTAAATCCTGAAAAATTCCAGCACTTTTTAGAATTACAGGGCGATGTTAAAACAGACCAAAATGTACTGGTTTATCCAGAAATGGCCGGTACCCTTTACCGTGTGTATGTAAAAGAGGGACAACGAGTGTCCAAAGGCCAGTTATTGGCTTCGATTGATGATGGCGGACTCTCCAGCCAGTTGGCCCAATTAAGAACCCAAGCGGAGCTGAGCAAAACCACTTTTGAACGTCAAAAAAGGTTATGGGAACAAAATATCGGTTCCGAGATCCAATACCTACAGGCCAAGACCAATTACGAGGCCCAACAAAGTGCCGTGAAGCAATTGGAGAGTCAAGTTGGAAAATCTTCCATCCGGGCACCATTCTCGGGCATTGTGGACGATGTGATCAAAGATCAAGGTACGGTGGTAAGCCCAGGTCCTGGTTCCGAGGTTTTTAGAATAGTGAACCTATCGGATATGTACATTGATGTGGAGGTGCCAGAAGCCCATTTGCCCAATGTAACTCCCGGTAAATCGGTAGATGCTTACTTCCCCGTATTGGGAGAAACCATTACTACCAAAGTACGCCAAACTGGAAATTTTATCAATCCCAGCAACCGCTCTTTTATTGCAGAAATACCTGTGCCCAACAAGAATGGGCATATCAAACCAAATCTAACCGCACAGGTGAAAATCAACGATTATACCAATGAAAATGCCATACTCATACCCCAAAGTATTGTTTCGGAAAATGCAGAAGGAGAACAATATGTATATGCCATTGATGATGACAATGGTGATGTTACTGCCAAAAAATTGATCATTAAACCGGGTAAAACACAAGGCGATTATCTAGAAGTTCTTGAAGGTATTTCAGCTGGAAATCAAGTAATAGTTGAAGGTGCCCGCAGTATAAGGGATGGGCAAACCGTTAAAGTACTGGACACAACTACAACTGCAAAAAACTAA
- a CDS encoding efflux RND transporter permease subunit yields the protein MEKAKKNANKEFRLSSWAIDNPSVIYVMIGLFFIIGLSSYFAMPREDFPEVEETKIYVSTVYPGNTAEDMERLITDPLEDVLKNVSNVVEITSTSQEDYSMIIVEFDEEISVENAKQEVKDEVDTEKAGEDWPIFNGAKVEPNVFDLNLAESFPIMNVNLTGDYPVEKLKEFAEYLEDEIEDLPQIKEVDIRGAQEKEVEVAVDVYKMMASRVSFDDVIQAISNGNMTMSAGNLITSGQRRTIRILGEVEKPSELENFVVKSENGAIYLRDIATVSFAEGDKTTYAREHGSPVVMLDIKKRSGKNTIEASDLIREIVDEAKENYFPKDLTVTIANDSSSRTLNQVDDLVNNIIFGIILVVTVLMFFLGFRNALFVGFAIPMSMFMSFMILTALGYTLNTMILFGLIMGLGMLVDNGVVVVENVYRLMEQEGMSRKEAAKKGIGEIAIPIIISTATTVAAFVPLGMWPGIMGEFMIFFPITLSVVLGSSLFVAIFMNSMLVSQFMQIGEKELTKKQLIRLSLILGGFGLFIFIVGGAVRGLGTLMILVGIMFWIYKYFLKPWARRFQTNSLAKLENFYERQLKRALKGRNVYWYFGFISLLLVLSFVFFGMSLGTQRTKVEFFPDNTPNEIFVYIEYPQGTDIEKTNAITKKIEQRVYGVTGRSKYNKGDFNYLVQSSVSQVGKGAENPFTEGGSAAEMPHRGKITLSMREFKYRNGLDTEELRQQIQDTLTGVYPGVTISVEKDAVGPPAGYPINIEIEGQNYDTLISTAERMRNFINGKNIAGIEELKIDVNKGKPGMQVKVNRAKAGELGVSVAQVGQQLRRSIFGDKAGIYKKDGEDYDINVRFNEDLRYNTSALFDQKIIFRDPSNGQIKEIPVSAVANQENTSSFSAIKHVDTKRVVTVYSALKPGFTDAGAIVAEIQEEMQEFKGLPEGVKIDFTGQIEEQNKQMSFLVSAFFLGLGLIMLLLIFQFGGISKPAIIMMAIFLSFIGVFGGLIITGWPFVIMMTMMGIISLAGIVVNNGVVLLDYTQILIDRKKVELGISDDELLNREDVTDAIIRGGKARLRPVILTAITTVLGLIPLAIGLNINFVSLFSDFDAQVYMGGDNVIFWGPLAWTVIFGLIVATFLTLVIVPVLFNISYRLKIRIQKWKTKNVKPEVVRE from the coding sequence ATGGAAAAAGCTAAAAAGAACGCAAACAAGGAATTCCGTCTTTCATCGTGGGCCATAGACAATCCGTCTGTGATCTATGTAATGATCGGGTTGTTCTTTATCATAGGTTTGTCTTCCTATTTTGCCATGCCCAGGGAAGATTTCCCTGAAGTGGAAGAAACCAAAATATACGTAAGTACCGTGTATCCCGGCAATACGGCTGAGGATATGGAGCGTTTGATCACCGATCCTCTCGAGGATGTGCTCAAAAATGTGAGCAACGTGGTCGAAATCACATCAACCTCACAAGAAGATTACTCCATGATCATTGTAGAGTTTGATGAAGAAATTTCGGTTGAAAACGCAAAACAAGAAGTAAAAGACGAAGTTGATACTGAAAAAGCTGGTGAAGACTGGCCCATTTTCAACGGGGCAAAGGTAGAGCCCAATGTTTTTGATCTAAACTTGGCGGAATCCTTTCCGATAATGAACGTGAACCTCACGGGAGATTATCCTGTAGAAAAACTAAAAGAGTTTGCCGAATATCTGGAAGATGAAATTGAAGACCTTCCCCAAATAAAAGAGGTAGATATAAGAGGTGCGCAGGAAAAGGAAGTTGAAGTAGCGGTAGATGTCTATAAAATGATGGCATCCAGAGTTAGCTTTGATGATGTAATCCAGGCCATATCCAACGGAAACATGACCATGTCCGCCGGTAACTTGATCACCAGCGGCCAACGTAGGACCATACGCATTTTGGGCGAGGTCGAAAAACCTTCGGAACTGGAAAACTTTGTGGTCAAATCCGAGAACGGGGCCATTTACCTTCGGGATATAGCTACGGTATCGTTTGCCGAGGGGGACAAGACCACGTATGCCAGGGAACATGGCAGTCCAGTGGTAATGTTGGACATTAAAAAAAGGTCCGGAAAAAATACCATTGAGGCATCCGACCTGATTCGTGAAATAGTAGATGAGGCCAAGGAAAATTATTTTCCAAAAGACCTCACTGTTACCATAGCCAACGATTCCTCCAGCAGGACCCTGAACCAAGTGGATGATTTGGTAAACAACATCATTTTTGGGATTATACTCGTTGTAACCGTATTGATGTTCTTTTTAGGCTTTAGAAACGCCCTTTTTGTAGGTTTTGCCATACCCATGTCCATGTTCATGTCTTTCATGATTCTTACGGCCTTGGGTTATACACTGAATACCATGATCCTCTTTGGTTTGATTATGGGACTTGGTATGTTGGTTGACAATGGGGTCGTTGTGGTCGAAAACGTATATCGACTTATGGAGCAAGAAGGCATGTCCCGTAAAGAAGCCGCCAAAAAGGGTATTGGGGAAATTGCCATACCTATCATCATATCCACGGCAACCACTGTTGCTGCTTTTGTTCCCTTGGGAATGTGGCCGGGCATTATGGGCGAGTTCATGATTTTCTTCCCCATTACATTATCCGTAGTACTTGGTTCTTCATTGTTTGTGGCCATATTCATGAACTCCATGTTGGTCTCGCAGTTTATGCAGATCGGTGAAAAGGAGCTCACCAAAAAACAATTGATACGACTTAGTTTGATTTTGGGAGGCTTTGGACTATTTATCTTTATTGTGGGAGGGGCCGTCCGTGGGCTTGGCACCTTAATGATACTGGTCGGCATCATGTTCTGGATATACAAATATTTCTTAAAGCCATGGGCACGACGTTTTCAGACCAATAGCTTGGCTAAATTGGAAAACTTTTACGAACGCCAATTAAAGAGAGCGCTTAAAGGCAGAAACGTTTATTGGTATTTTGGATTTATTTCCCTCCTTTTGGTATTATCATTTGTTTTCTTCGGGATGTCGTTGGGAACACAACGTACAAAAGTGGAGTTTTTTCCAGATAATACGCCCAACGAAATTTTTGTGTACATCGAGTATCCACAGGGAACCGATATAGAAAAGACCAATGCCATCACAAAAAAAATCGAGCAAAGGGTCTATGGTGTAACCGGTAGGAGCAAATACAACAAAGGGGATTTCAACTATCTGGTTCAATCCAGCGTGTCCCAAGTAGGTAAGGGAGCGGAAAACCCATTTACCGAAGGAGGTTCTGCTGCAGAAATGCCCCATCGCGGTAAAATTACGCTCTCCATGCGCGAGTTTAAATATAGGAACGGGCTGGATACCGAAGAGCTACGCCAACAAATTCAAGATACGCTGACCGGAGTGTACCCTGGTGTAACCATTTCCGTTGAAAAGGATGCCGTTGGCCCTCCTGCCGGCTATCCCATCAATATAGAGATAGAAGGCCAAAATTATGATACTTTGATAAGTACGGCTGAACGCATGCGCAACTTTATCAACGGCAAGAACATTGCAGGTATTGAAGAGCTTAAAATCGATGTAAATAAAGGTAAGCCCGGCATGCAGGTTAAAGTGAACAGAGCCAAAGCAGGGGAGCTAGGTGTTTCCGTAGCTCAGGTCGGACAACAATTGCGTAGATCTATTTTTGGTGATAAAGCCGGAATTTACAAGAAAGACGGTGAAGATTACGACATTAATGTTCGTTTTAACGAAGATCTGCGCTACAACACTAGTGCATTGTTCGACCAAAAAATCATCTTTAGGGACCCCTCCAACGGTCAAATAAAGGAGATACCCGTTTCCGCAGTGGCAAATCAAGAAAACACCTCTTCATTTAGCGCCATTAAACATGTGGATACCAAACGTGTGGTAACCGTGTATTCCGCCTTAAAGCCGGGGTTTACGGATGCTGGTGCCATTGTTGCGGAAATCCAGGAAGAAATGCAGGAGTTCAAAGGACTCCCCGAGGGAGTTAAAATTGATTTTACAGGCCAGATTGAGGAACAGAACAAACAAATGTCCTTTTTGGTAAGCGCATTCTTTTTGGGACTGGGATTGATTATGCTTCTTTTAATTTTCCAATTTGGCGGCATCTCCAAGCCTGCTATAATCATGATGGCCATATTCCTCAGTTTTATAGGGGTGTTTGGAGGATTGATCATAACAGGGTGGCCTTTTGTTATTATGATGACCATGATGGGAATTATTTCCTTGGCAGGAATTGTGGTAAATAATGGCGTGGTATTGCTTGATTATACCCAAATCCTTATTGATCGTAAAAAAGTAGAGCTAGGAATTTCCGATGATGAGCTGCTAAATCGTGAAGATGTTACGGATGCTATAATCAGGGGAGGTAAAGCTCGTTTACGTCCGGTTATACTAACAGCCATTACAACCGTTTTAGGATTGATTCCATTGGCCATCGGATTAAACATCAACTTCGTTAGCCTGTTCTCCGATTTTGATGCACAGGTTTACATGGGTGGTGACAATGTTATATTTTGGGGCCCGTTGGCTTGGACAGTAATTTTTGGTCTGATTGTGGCCACATTCTTAACATTGGTCATTGTGCCCGTACTGTTCAATATTAGTTACAGGCTTAAAATAAGAATTCAAAAGTGGAAGACTAAAAATGTGAAACCAGAAGTAGTAAGGGAGTAA
- a CDS encoding nucleoside deaminase: MEDPFDDNYFMKKAMQEAEIAFENGEVPVGAVIVTNNRIIGRAHNLTERLKDVTAHAEMQAITAASNFLGGKYLQGCTLYVTLEPCQMCAGGLYWSQISRVVYGASDLERGFSVMGGHLHPKTEVVGGVMEKEASELLKRFFIQRRNLN, encoded by the coding sequence GTGGAGGATCCGTTTGATGACAATTATTTTATGAAGAAAGCCATGCAAGAGGCGGAAATAGCCTTTGAAAATGGCGAAGTTCCCGTTGGAGCGGTTATCGTAACAAACAATCGAATCATTGGGAGGGCCCATAACCTTACGGAACGTTTAAAGGATGTTACGGCCCATGCCGAGATGCAGGCGATTACCGCTGCTTCCAATTTTTTGGGCGGAAAATACCTTCAGGGCTGTACGTTGTACGTTACTTTGGAACCCTGTCAAATGTGTGCGGGCGGTTTGTATTGGAGCCAAATTTCGAGAGTGGTCTACGGGGCTTCGGATTTAGAACGCGGATTTAGCGTTATGGGAGGCCATTTGCATCCAAAGACAGAAGTTGTTGGTGGGGTAATGGAAAAGGAAGCTTCCGAGCTGTTAAAGCGATTCTTCATTCAAAGAAGAAACCTGAATTAA
- the aspS gene encoding aspartate--tRNA ligase produces MYRSNTCGALRASDIGSEVILSGWVHKLRDKGFVAWVDLRDRYGITQLVFDQERTSKELLEQARELGRETVIQAKGEVIERTSKNPNIPTGEIEVLVKELTILNKSLLPPFTIEDETDGGDDIRMKYRYLDIRRNPVKNKLIFRHKVTMEVRKYLSDQGFIDIETPYLIKSTPEGARDFLVPSRMNEGQFYALPQSPQTFKQLLMVGGMDKYFQIVKCFRDEDLRADRQPEFTQIDCEMAFVEQEDILNTFEGLTKHLLKEIKDVEIDEFPRMTYDDAMRLYGNDKPDIRFGMQFGELNHVAQHKDFNVFNSAELVVGIAVPGAASYTRKEIDKLVDWVKRPQVGAKGMVYVKCNEDGTYKSSVDKFYDQEDLAKWAEVTGSKPGDLICVLSGNTNQTRAQLSALRMELATRLGLRKPDEFAPLWVIDFPLLEQDEETGAYHPMHHPFTSPKAGQLELLETKPGEVKANAYDLVLNGNEIGGGSIRIYDKETQAIVLKHLGFTDEEAKAQFGFLMDAFQYGAPPHGGIAFGLDRLVAILGGQETIRDYIAFPKNNNGRDVMIDAPATIDEEQLKELHLKLDL; encoded by the coding sequence ATGTACAGAAGCAATACTTGTGGTGCATTAAGGGCATCGGATATAGGTTCAGAAGTTATTTTAAGTGGATGGGTGCATAAGCTCCGCGACAAAGGTTTCGTGGCTTGGGTAGACCTTCGCGATCGCTACGGCATTACCCAATTGGTTTTTGACCAAGAACGCACTTCCAAAGAATTGCTTGAACAGGCTAGGGAACTTGGTCGCGAAACCGTTATCCAAGCCAAGGGCGAGGTTATTGAACGTACTTCCAAAAACCCTAACATTCCCACTGGTGAGATTGAAGTATTGGTTAAAGAACTTACCATCTTGAACAAATCCCTTCTGCCTCCCTTTACCATTGAAGATGAAACCGATGGAGGTGACGACATCCGGATGAAATACCGTTACTTGGATATCCGTAGAAATCCAGTAAAGAACAAGCTCATCTTTAGGCATAAAGTAACCATGGAGGTTAGGAAATATCTATCCGACCAAGGCTTTATCGATATTGAAACTCCATATTTGATAAAATCCACTCCCGAAGGAGCTAGGGACTTTTTGGTACCGAGCCGAATGAACGAAGGTCAGTTCTACGCCCTGCCCCAATCCCCACAAACTTTTAAGCAATTACTGATGGTCGGAGGAATGGATAAATACTTCCAAATTGTAAAATGTTTTAGGGATGAAGATCTCCGTGCCGACCGCCAACCGGAGTTTACACAAATAGACTGCGAAATGGCCTTTGTGGAGCAAGAGGACATCTTGAACACATTTGAAGGGTTGACCAAGCATCTTTTGAAAGAAATCAAAGATGTGGAAATAGATGAGTTCCCGAGAATGACTTATGATGATGCCATGCGCCTGTACGGAAACGACAAACCCGACATCCGTTTTGGAATGCAGTTCGGCGAACTCAACCATGTAGCCCAGCACAAAGATTTTAACGTGTTCAACTCCGCTGAATTGGTGGTGGGAATCGCTGTTCCGGGAGCAGCTTCGTATACCAGAAAAGAAATCGATAAACTGGTAGACTGGGTAAAACGCCCACAAGTTGGCGCAAAAGGAATGGTCTATGTTAAGTGCAACGAAGATGGCACCTATAAATCTTCCGTGGATAAATTCTACGACCAAGAAGACTTGGCCAAATGGGCCGAGGTAACCGGGTCCAAACCAGGTGACCTTATCTGTGTACTTTCTGGAAACACGAATCAAACACGTGCTCAATTGAGCGCTTTGCGAATGGAATTGGCAACCCGTTTAGGTCTCAGAAAACCGGATGAGTTTGCTCCACTATGGGTGATCGACTTCCCGCTGTTGGAACAGGACGAAGAAACAGGTGCTTACCATCCCATGCACCACCCTTTCACCTCACCAAAAGCAGGTCAGTTGGAATTGTTGGAAACTAAACCTGGCGAAGTAAAGGCCAATGCCTACGATTTGGTGCTCAATGGAAATGAAATCGGTGGCGGCTCCATTAGGATCTATGATAAAGAAACTCAAGCGATCGTGCTCAAACATTTGGGCTTTACCGATGAAGAAGCAAAAGCACAGTTTGGCTTTTTAATGGATGCTTTCCAATACGGCGCACCTCCCCATGGCGGTATCGCATTTGGATTGGATCGATTAGTGGCCATATTGGGTGGACAGGAAACCATTCGCGATTACATTGCTTTCCCTAAAAACAATAACGGACGCGATGTTATGATCGATGCTCCCGCAACCATTGACGAAGAACAGTTGAAAGAGCTCCATTTAAAATTGGATCTGTGA
- a CDS encoding cold-shock protein, producing the protein MTGTVKFFNESKGFGFITNDDTGKDIFVHATALNGVELNEGDKVEYIEEEGRKGVVAAQVQVIG; encoded by the coding sequence ATGACTGGTACAGTAAAATTTTTCAATGAATCCAAAGGTTTTGGGTTTATTACAAACGACGACACAGGAAAAGATATTTTTGTTCATGCTACGGCATTGAACGGTGTGGAATTGAACGAAGGCGACAAAGTAGAATACATTGAAGAAGAAGGAAGAAAAGGAGTGGTTGCTGCACAAGTGCAAGTAATCGGATAA